One genomic region from Skermania piniformis encodes:
- a CDS encoding recombinase family protein, whose protein sequence is MTTTDANRTVVDSLVAPTPFVGTIAVSYLRVSTKEQAEKGGNAEGFSIPAQREANQRKADQLGATIVEEFVDAGESARKADRPELMRMIQYVTKYKTNYCIVHKVDRLARNRADDVTIHLALKDAGVTLVSATENIDETPSGMLLHGIMSSIAEFYSRNLATEVVKGLSQKAAQGGTVSKAPIGYRNIGVRDEFGRELRTVELDEERAPLVRWAFQVFASGDWSTSQLHHELAARGLTTAPSPRRPSRPIGKSSVHRMLTNPYYKGCVRYQGVTYAGVHEALVPNEVWDQVQTVLGTHRSAADATQTHEHYLKGSVFCGQCGSRLIVCNAKSSQGTIYPYFVCGSRHGGRGDCTRQAMLIEHVERLVEQFYDHVQISAETKHALSSMLHARFDEMMSEGAAELADLASRRAQLEDEQEKLLRAHYAGAVPLELLKREQDRITASLETIQNRIDAHHGEYAFARANLDDSLTLLSNAGDIYKTADDANRRLCNQALFKAIYVDEDNDVRVGYKTPYDGLSIEGLQADALTWAAEARKLGQARTSTKGGPLVESSNLTHLG, encoded by the coding sequence ATGACGACCACCGACGCGAACCGCACCGTAGTAGACAGCCTCGTAGCGCCGACGCCTTTCGTCGGCACGATCGCCGTGTCGTACCTGCGAGTCTCAACGAAGGAGCAGGCGGAGAAGGGCGGCAATGCTGAAGGCTTCTCGATCCCGGCCCAGCGCGAGGCGAACCAGCGCAAAGCCGACCAGCTCGGCGCGACCATCGTTGAGGAGTTCGTCGACGCAGGCGAATCCGCTCGCAAGGCCGACCGGCCCGAGCTGATGCGGATGATCCAGTACGTCACGAAGTACAAGACGAACTACTGCATCGTCCACAAGGTTGACCGGCTGGCTCGCAACCGCGCCGACGACGTGACCATCCACCTGGCGCTCAAAGATGCCGGGGTAACGCTGGTGTCGGCGACGGAGAACATCGACGAGACGCCCTCGGGGATGCTGCTGCACGGCATCATGTCGTCAATCGCCGAGTTCTACTCGCGCAACCTGGCCACGGAGGTCGTCAAGGGCCTGTCGCAGAAGGCCGCGCAGGGCGGCACGGTGTCGAAGGCACCCATTGGCTACCGCAACATCGGAGTGCGCGACGAGTTCGGCCGCGAGTTGCGCACCGTCGAGCTGGACGAGGAGCGGGCACCGCTGGTTCGGTGGGCCTTCCAGGTGTTCGCGTCCGGGGATTGGTCGACGAGCCAGCTCCACCACGAGTTGGCGGCTCGCGGGCTGACGACCGCACCTTCGCCGCGTCGTCCTTCTCGGCCCATCGGCAAGTCGTCGGTGCATCGGATGCTCACAAACCCGTACTACAAGGGCTGCGTCCGCTATCAAGGCGTCACCTACGCCGGAGTCCACGAGGCGCTCGTCCCGAACGAGGTGTGGGATCAGGTGCAGACCGTGCTCGGCACTCACCGGTCGGCGGCGGACGCGACGCAGACACACGAGCACTACCTGAAAGGCTCGGTGTTCTGCGGGCAGTGCGGCTCACGGTTGATCGTGTGCAACGCGAAGAGCAGCCAGGGCACGATCTATCCGTACTTCGTCTGCGGCAGCAGGCACGGCGGCAGAGGGGACTGCACCCGTCAAGCGATGCTCATCGAGCACGTCGAGCGGCTCGTCGAGCAGTTCTACGACCACGTCCAGATAAGCGCGGAGACCAAGCACGCGCTCTCGTCGATGCTTCACGCGCGGTTCGACGAGATGATGTCCGAGGGTGCCGCGGAACTGGCGGACCTCGCCTCACGTCGTGCTCAGCTCGAAGACGAGCAGGAGAAGCTGCTGAGAGCGCACTACGCGGGAGCGGTCCCGTTGGAGCTGCTCAAGCGGGAGCAGGATCGGATCACTGCGTCGCTAGAGACGATCCAGAACCGGATCGACGCCCACCACGGGGAGTATGCCTTCGCCCGGGCGAACCTCGATGACTCGCTGACTCTGCTGTCCAACGCGGGCGACATCTACAAGACGGCCGACGACGCGAACCGTCGGCTGTGCAACCAGGCACTATTCAAGGCGATCTACGTCGATGAGGACAACGACGTTCGGGTCGGCTACAAGACGCCGTACGACGGGCTGAGCATCGAAGGCTTGCAGGCCGACGCCCTCACCTGGGCCGCCGAGGCAAGAAAGTTGGGCCAGGCTCGAACCTCGACCAAGGGCGGTCCCTTGGTCGAAAGTTCAAACCTGACCCATTTGGGGTGA
- a CDS encoding NADPH-dependent 2,4-dienoyl-CoA reductase — MSYPQLLSPLDLGFTTLRNRVVMGSMHTGLEDRAWDVKRLAAYYAERARGGVGLIITGGYAPNRQGWLLPFGSQLITKQDAYRHRIVTRAVHEAGGKIAVQILHAGRYGYHPFSVSASAIKSPITPFTPRALSDKGIEQTIDDYARAARLARFAGYDGIEIMGGEGYFINQFLAERTNKRSDRWGGSAENRRRIAVEIARRSRAAVSSDFVIVFRLSMADLVEGGQTWDEITTLATELERVGVNIINTDIGWHEARVPTIVTSVPRAAFVDITAKLKAHVDIPVCASNRINMPETAEEILTRGDADLISMARPLLADPDWVAKAAAGHADEINTCIACNQACLDHAFGNKQVSCLLNPRAGHETRLVLQPTRRAKRIAVVGAGPAGLAAAVNLAERGHRVDLFEAENKIGGQFDLARRIPGKEEFAETIRYFTRRIESTGVHLHLNTRATVEQLLAGNYADVVLATGVQPRIPQIDGIEHPKVISYAALIREERPVGKRVAVIGAGGIGYDVGEFLTVEGSPSLKLDDWKQEWGVTDPEAAPGALTAARPAPAARDVVLLQRKSGAFGKSLGKTSGWVHRAALKAKGVEHLGDVNYERIDDRGLHISFGANRERRRVLEVDDVVICAGQESVRDLEPPLRAAGVQVHLIGGAELAAELDAQRAIDQGTRLAARL; from the coding sequence ATGAGCTATCCACAGCTGCTGAGCCCGCTCGATCTCGGCTTCACCACCCTGCGCAACCGCGTCGTCATGGGCTCGATGCACACCGGGCTGGAAGATCGCGCCTGGGATGTCAAGCGCCTGGCCGCCTACTATGCCGAGCGCGCGCGCGGCGGCGTCGGCCTGATCATCACCGGTGGCTACGCGCCCAACCGACAGGGATGGCTACTGCCGTTCGGCAGCCAATTGATCACCAAGCAGGACGCCTATCGGCATCGGATCGTCACCCGCGCGGTGCACGAGGCGGGCGGAAAGATCGCCGTTCAGATCCTGCATGCCGGCCGTTACGGCTATCACCCGTTCAGCGTCTCGGCGTCTGCGATCAAATCCCCGATCACCCCGTTCACGCCACGGGCACTCTCGGACAAAGGCATCGAGCAAACGATCGACGACTACGCCCGCGCCGCGCGGCTGGCCCGCTTCGCCGGCTACGACGGCATCGAGATCATGGGCGGCGAAGGCTATTTCATCAATCAGTTCCTCGCCGAACGGACCAACAAGCGCAGCGATCGATGGGGCGGCTCGGCGGAGAATCGTCGTCGGATCGCGGTCGAGATCGCCCGTCGCTCTCGTGCGGCGGTCAGCTCGGACTTCGTCATCGTGTTCCGGCTGTCCATGGCCGACCTGGTCGAGGGCGGCCAGACCTGGGACGAGATCACCACGCTGGCAACCGAACTGGAGCGAGTCGGAGTGAACATCATCAACACCGACATCGGCTGGCACGAGGCCCGGGTACCGACCATCGTCACCTCGGTGCCCCGCGCCGCTTTCGTCGACATCACCGCCAAACTCAAAGCACACGTCGACATTCCGGTCTGCGCTTCGAACCGGATCAACATGCCGGAGACCGCGGAAGAGATCCTCACCCGCGGCGACGCGGACCTGATCTCCATGGCTCGCCCGTTGCTCGCCGACCCGGACTGGGTGGCCAAGGCCGCGGCGGGCCACGCCGACGAGATCAATACCTGCATCGCCTGCAACCAGGCCTGCCTCGATCACGCCTTCGGCAACAAGCAGGTGTCCTGTTTGCTCAACCCGCGCGCCGGCCACGAGACCCGACTCGTCCTGCAACCCACTCGCCGGGCCAAACGAATCGCCGTCGTCGGCGCCGGACCGGCCGGACTGGCCGCGGCGGTCAATCTGGCCGAACGCGGCCACCGGGTCGATCTCTTCGAAGCCGAGAACAAGATCGGCGGCCAGTTCGACCTCGCCCGGCGAATTCCGGGAAAGGAAGAGTTCGCCGAGACGATCCGCTACTTCACCCGCCGGATCGAATCGACCGGGGTCCACCTGCATCTGAACACTCGAGCGACCGTCGAGCAACTGCTCGCCGGCAACTACGCGGACGTGGTGCTCGCTACCGGCGTCCAGCCACGGATACCGCAGATCGACGGCATCGAGCACCCGAAGGTGATCTCTTACGCCGCGCTGATCCGCGAAGAACGTCCGGTCGGCAAGCGGGTAGCGGTGATCGGCGCCGGCGGGATCGGCTACGACGTCGGCGAGTTCCTGACCGTCGAGGGCAGCCCCAGCCTCAAACTCGACGACTGGAAACAGGAATGGGGCGTTACCGACCCGGAGGCCGCCCCCGGCGCGTTGACCGCCGCTCGACCCGCTCCGGCCGCCCGCGACGTCGTGCTACTGCAGCGCAAGTCCGGGGCCTTCGGCAAGAGCTTGGGCAAGACGTCGGGCTGGGTGCATCGAGCCGCGCTGAAGGCCAAGGGCGTGGAGCACCTGGGCGACGTCAACTACGAGCGGATCGACGACCGCGGGCTCCACATCAGTTTCGGCGCCAACCGCGAGCGACGCCGGGTGCTCGAGGTGGACGACGTGGTGATCTGCGCCGGGCAGGAGTCGGTTCGCGACCTCGAGCCGCCGTTACGTGCGGCCGGGGTGCAGGTGCACTTGATCGGCGGCGCCGAGCTGGCCGCCGAACTCGACGCACAACGAGCCATCGACCAGGGCACCCGACTGGCCGCTCGGCTGTAA
- a CDS encoding single-stranded DNA-binding protein, with translation MAIRTHQSISGFVASEPQLSYTERGDARLYMKVGIEHYRKEPDNTFTQLETTFHDVIAYRGAAEQGAERIAKGDSIIADGRVREYSYERNGQRYEGEEFIATRIGHDLARTRYEVDRTERSSGRDGAAFSAPQRPAPSNATTIGM, from the coding sequence ATGGCCATTCGCACTCATCAGTCCATCTCGGGCTTCGTTGCCTCGGAGCCGCAGCTGAGCTACACCGAACGCGGGGATGCGCGGCTCTACATGAAGGTCGGCATCGAGCACTACCGCAAGGAGCCCGACAACACCTTTACGCAGTTGGAGACCACCTTCCACGATGTCATCGCGTATCGCGGGGCCGCCGAGCAGGGTGCCGAGCGGATCGCGAAGGGCGACAGCATCATCGCCGACGGCCGAGTGCGGGAGTACTCCTACGAGCGCAACGGACAGCGTTACGAAGGCGAAGAGTTCATCGCGACTCGCATCGGCCACGACCTGGCGCGCACGCGCTACGAGGTAGATCGAACCGAGCGCAGCTCCGGCCGAGATGGTGCCGCCTTCTCCGCGCCACAGCGTCCCGCGCCGTCGAACGCCACGACCATCGGAATGTGA
- the cmrA gene encoding mycolate reductase (Catalyzes the final step in mycolic acid biosynthesis.), whose product MSLPAPTSSNRAVVTGASSGIGAALATELASRGYSSILVARRGERLAELAEQLRERYRVQAEVRVVDLADAAARAPLADELAGRDIAILCNNAGIATFGPVTGLDPTAERAQVELNTVAVHDLTLAVLPGMVARGAGGILTSGSAAGNMPIPNNATYAASKAFVNTFSESLRGELLGTGVHVTLLAPGPVRTDVPDPADASIVDRMVPDSFWISAEYTATLSLDALARNKMRVVPGILGKAMSAAGQYAPRALTAPIIGRFYRSLAE is encoded by the coding sequence GTGAGCCTGCCTGCCCCCACTTCGTCCAACCGTGCCGTGGTCACCGGCGCTTCGTCCGGCATCGGCGCCGCACTGGCCACCGAGTTGGCCTCGCGGGGGTACTCCTCGATCTTGGTCGCACGGCGCGGCGAACGGCTGGCCGAGCTGGCCGAGCAGCTTCGAGAGCGGTACCGGGTGCAAGCCGAGGTCCGTGTGGTCGACCTCGCCGACGCTGCGGCCCGCGCCCCGTTGGCCGACGAACTCGCCGGCCGGGACATCGCGATCCTGTGCAACAACGCCGGGATCGCCACGTTCGGTCCGGTCACCGGCTTGGACCCGACGGCCGAGCGGGCCCAGGTCGAGCTCAATACGGTTGCGGTGCACGACCTGACGCTGGCGGTACTACCCGGAATGGTTGCGCGCGGCGCGGGCGGCATCCTGACCAGCGGCTCGGCCGCGGGCAACATGCCGATCCCGAACAACGCCACCTATGCCGCATCCAAAGCGTTCGTGAACACCTTCTCCGAGTCGCTGCGCGGCGAACTGCTCGGCACCGGGGTCCACGTCACCCTCCTCGCGCCCGGCCCGGTACGCACCGACGTACCCGACCCGGCCGACGCATCGATCGTGGACCGGATGGTGCCGGATTCGTTCTGGATCTCCGCCGAGTACACCGCGACGCTGTCGTTGGACGCCCTGGCCCGCAACAAGATGCGGGTGGTACCCGGGATCCTCGGCAAAGCGATGAGCGCAGCCGGCCAGTACGCCCCCCGCGCGCTCACCGCCCCGATCATCGGCCGGTTCTACCGCTCCCTCGCCGAATAG
- a CDS encoding PadR family transcriptional regulator, whose protein sequence is MALEHAILVSLSELSGSGYELARRFDSSIGYFWHATHQQIYRVLKRMTDDGWVTVEPVVQVGRPDKKVYRVSPAGRMELARWIAEPSDAELLRNELAVKIRGASAGDADVVRAEVTRHRDAHAERLELYRLLEKQSFPVPDRLTGRDLHQYLVLRGGIRMAEGFIDWLTEVVDALAHDRRATGNRKATEPQ, encoded by the coding sequence GTGGCGCTGGAGCACGCGATCCTGGTGTCCTTGTCGGAACTATCCGGCTCGGGCTACGAACTGGCGCGCCGGTTCGACTCCTCGATCGGCTATTTCTGGCACGCCACCCACCAGCAGATCTACCGGGTGCTCAAGCGGATGACCGACGACGGTTGGGTCACCGTCGAACCGGTCGTCCAAGTCGGCCGCCCGGACAAGAAGGTCTACCGGGTGAGCCCGGCCGGCCGGATGGAGCTGGCCCGTTGGATCGCCGAACCGAGCGACGCCGAGTTGCTCCGCAACGAGCTGGCGGTCAAGATTCGTGGCGCGTCGGCCGGCGACGCCGACGTCGTGCGCGCCGAGGTCACTCGGCATCGGGACGCGCACGCCGAACGGCTCGAGCTCTACCGCCTGCTGGAGAAGCAAAGCTTTCCCGTGCCGGACCGATTGACCGGCCGAGATCTACACCAGTATCTGGTCCTCCGCGGCGGGATCCGCATGGCGGAGGGCTTTATCGATTGGCTCACCGAAGTAGTCGACGCCCTCGCCCACGACCGGCGAGCAACCGGCAACCGAAAGGCAACCGAACCGCAATGA
- the orn gene encoding oligoribonuclease: MQDKLVWIDCEMTGLRLDGDKLIEVAALVTDSDLNVLGAGVDIVIHADDADLAAMPDVVAQMHEHSGLTEEVRRSTVTVAEAEQQILAYVREHVPLARSVPLAGNSIATDRGFIARDMPELDAYLHYRMIDVSSIKELCRRWFPRIYFGQPEKGLAHRALADIQESIRELEYYRRTAFVAAPGPSSAEVATVVAEMDGAEPEIAPEAS; encoded by the coding sequence GTGCAGGACAAACTGGTGTGGATCGACTGCGAGATGACCGGTCTGCGGCTCGACGGCGACAAGCTGATCGAGGTGGCGGCGCTGGTCACCGACAGCGACCTCAACGTGCTCGGTGCGGGTGTGGATATCGTCATCCATGCCGACGACGCCGACCTGGCCGCAATGCCCGACGTGGTCGCGCAGATGCACGAGCACTCCGGGCTCACCGAAGAGGTTCGCCGGTCGACCGTGACGGTCGCCGAGGCCGAACAACAGATCTTGGCCTACGTGCGCGAACACGTGCCGCTCGCCCGATCGGTACCGCTGGCTGGCAACTCGATAGCTACCGATCGCGGATTCATTGCCCGGGACATGCCGGAGCTGGACGCCTACCTGCACTACCGAATGATCGACGTCAGCTCGATCAAAGAGCTTTGCCGGCGCTGGTTCCCGCGGATCTATTTCGGGCAGCCGGAGAAAGGCTTGGCCCACCGCGCGCTGGCCGACATCCAAGAGTCCATTCGCGAACTGGAGTACTACCGGCGGACCGCGTTCGTCGCCGCACCCGGCCCGTCGTCGGCCGAGGTGGCGACGGTGGTTGCGGAGATGGACGGAGCCGAGCCCGAGATCGCCCCCGAGGCATCCTGA
- a CDS encoding helicase HerA-like domain-containing protein, which translates to MTSPQEKAAAARKAADEAARVAAEAAAAADAAEAEARGGAVPGGGALPAAQAIAAGYAADGVALELGTVLVGGQIDPTARVRIPLRTMNRHGLVAGATGTGKTKTLQGIAEQLSRAGVPVVLADVKGDLSGLSMPGADNEKVRARAVETGATDWSPAGVPTEFVSLGTGGVGVPIRATISSFGPILLSKVLGLNQTQESTLGLIFHWADSNGLLLLDLKDLRAVITHLTSDEGKADLKGIGGVSTATAGVILRALVNLEADGGDTFFGEPELDTADLIRTVGGNGVVTLFELGAQAARPVMFSTFLMWVLADLFQTLPEEGDLDKPKLVFIFDEAHLLFADASKAFLDQVEQTVKLIRSKGVGVFFCTQLPTDVPNDVLSQLGARIQHALRAFTPDDQKALSKTVRTFPKTDAYDLAQALTSLGIGEAVVTVLSEQGAPTPVAWTRLRPPRSLMDTIGDAAIRAKAQAGPLNEKYGRTFDRESAYEKLSASIAQAPEPAEPEASRPAPADDTLSERIMKNPAVKSFIRSAASAAGREISRSIFGTRRRR; encoded by the coding sequence ATGACCAGCCCGCAGGAGAAGGCGGCGGCCGCGCGAAAAGCGGCGGACGAGGCGGCGCGAGTCGCTGCCGAAGCCGCAGCAGCGGCGGACGCCGCCGAAGCCGAGGCCCGCGGGGGAGCGGTGCCGGGCGGTGGCGCGTTGCCCGCCGCACAGGCGATAGCTGCCGGTTATGCGGCCGACGGTGTGGCGTTGGAGTTGGGCACCGTGCTGGTGGGCGGGCAGATCGACCCGACCGCGCGGGTACGGATTCCGTTACGGACGATGAACCGGCATGGGCTGGTAGCCGGGGCGACCGGTACCGGCAAGACCAAAACGCTGCAAGGCATCGCCGAGCAGCTGTCCCGCGCCGGGGTGCCGGTCGTGCTGGCCGACGTCAAGGGCGACCTTTCCGGACTGTCCATGCCGGGCGCGGACAACGAAAAGGTGCGTGCTCGCGCCGTCGAGACCGGCGCGACCGACTGGTCGCCGGCCGGCGTGCCGACCGAGTTCGTCTCGCTGGGCACCGGCGGGGTCGGCGTTCCTATCCGCGCAACCATCTCCTCGTTTGGTCCGATTCTGCTCAGCAAGGTGCTCGGGCTGAACCAGACCCAGGAGTCCACCCTCGGCCTGATCTTCCACTGGGCCGACAGCAACGGTCTGCTGCTGCTCGATCTCAAGGATCTGCGCGCGGTGATCACCCACCTCACCAGCGACGAGGGCAAGGCCGACCTGAAGGGCATCGGTGGGGTCTCCACGGCGACGGCCGGCGTGATCCTGCGTGCGCTGGTGAACCTGGAGGCCGACGGCGGGGACACCTTCTTCGGCGAACCCGAACTCGACACCGCCGACTTGATTCGCACGGTCGGCGGCAACGGCGTCGTCACGCTGTTCGAGCTGGGCGCACAGGCGGCGCGGCCGGTGATGTTCTCGACCTTCCTGATGTGGGTGCTCGCCGATCTGTTCCAGACGCTTCCGGAAGAGGGCGATCTGGACAAGCCCAAGCTGGTGTTCATCTTCGACGAAGCGCATCTGCTGTTCGCCGACGCGTCCAAGGCGTTTCTCGATCAGGTCGAGCAGACGGTGAAGCTGATCCGGTCCAAGGGCGTCGGGGTCTTCTTCTGCACTCAGTTGCCGACCGACGTGCCCAACGACGTACTGTCCCAGCTCGGCGCCCGGATCCAACACGCCTTGCGCGCGTTCACCCCCGACGATCAGAAGGCGCTGTCGAAGACGGTGCGCACCTTCCCCAAGACCGACGCCTACGACCTGGCGCAGGCGCTCACCTCGTTGGGCATCGGGGAGGCCGTGGTCACCGTGCTGTCCGAGCAGGGTGCGCCGACTCCGGTCGCCTGGACGCGGCTGCGTCCACCACGGTCGCTGATGGACACGATCGGTGACGCGGCGATCCGGGCAAAAGCGCAGGCCGGCCCGCTGAATGAGAAGTACGGCCGGACCTTCGATCGCGAGTCGGCCTACGAGAAGCTGAGCGCCAGTATCGCCCAGGCGCCGGAACCGGCCGAGCCGGAGGCGTCGCGGCCGGCCCCGGCGGACGACACGCTCAGCGAGCGGATCATGAAGAATCCGGCGGTGAAGAGCTTCATCCGTTCGGCGGCGTCCGCGGCCGGCCGGGAGATCTCGCGCAGCATCTTCGGCACCCGCCGCCGTCGCTGA
- a CDS encoding MFS transporter, with amino-acid sequence MQRVASRKQVVAWSFWDWGSSAYNAVTVAFVFSVYLTEAVGDDLPGSVSPSTWLAWAMGIAGFVVAVLAPVTGQLFDALARRKLALGVLTGATVLVLAAMFFVVDDYHYLWFGLLLLGLAAVLAELAQVPYNAMLSQVSTPANVGRVSGFGWAMGYLGGIVLLLICYVGFIAGSGDRRGLLQVSTDGGLNIRVVMLVCAVWFAVFAIPVLLAVPEVRPSAADPGAARAGLLGSYRVLWRDVRELWAVDRRTVYFLIASAIFRDGLTGVFTFGAVLAVNVYGITDADVLLFGIAANVVAAAGALAAGRVDDRIGPKPVIVGSLVAMIVAGAILLAVSGPTMFWIFGLLLCLFVGPAQSSARTFLARIVPVGREGQLFGLYATTGRAVSFLSPMAFGLFAWGFAADRAGIAGLLLVLAAGLVAMGFVAAPARTGVRGRR; translated from the coding sequence ATGCAGCGCGTGGCGAGCCGGAAGCAGGTCGTGGCCTGGAGTTTCTGGGACTGGGGTTCGTCGGCGTACAACGCGGTGACCGTCGCGTTCGTCTTCTCGGTATATCTGACCGAAGCGGTCGGTGACGATCTGCCCGGCTCGGTGTCGCCGAGCACCTGGCTGGCCTGGGCGATGGGCATCGCCGGATTCGTGGTCGCGGTGCTCGCCCCGGTCACCGGGCAGCTGTTCGACGCGCTGGCCCGACGTAAGCTCGCGCTCGGTGTGCTCACCGGCGCCACCGTGCTCGTGCTGGCGGCGATGTTCTTCGTCGTCGACGACTACCACTACCTGTGGTTCGGCCTCCTGCTGCTCGGCCTGGCGGCGGTGCTGGCCGAGCTGGCCCAGGTGCCGTACAACGCGATGCTGAGCCAGGTATCCACCCCGGCCAACGTCGGGCGGGTGTCCGGGTTCGGTTGGGCGATGGGCTATCTCGGCGGCATCGTGCTGCTGCTGATCTGCTACGTGGGCTTTATCGCCGGTTCCGGGGACCGGCGCGGCCTGCTGCAGGTGAGCACCGACGGCGGGCTGAACATCCGGGTCGTCATGCTGGTCTGCGCGGTCTGGTTCGCCGTGTTCGCCATTCCGGTACTGCTCGCGGTTCCCGAAGTGCGGCCGAGCGCGGCCGATCCGGGCGCGGCGCGGGCCGGGCTGCTCGGTTCGTATCGAGTGCTGTGGCGCGATGTGCGGGAATTGTGGGCCGTGGATCGGCGCACGGTCTACTTCTTGATCGCGAGCGCGATCTTCCGGGACGGTTTGACCGGGGTATTCACCTTCGGGGCGGTGCTGGCGGTGAACGTCTACGGGATCACCGACGCCGATGTGTTGCTGTTCGGTATCGCGGCGAATGTGGTCGCGGCGGCGGGTGCGCTGGCAGCCGGCCGGGTGGACGACCGGATCGGTCCGAAGCCGGTGATCGTCGGGTCGCTGGTGGCGATGATCGTCGCCGGGGCGATATTGCTCGCGGTGTCCGGGCCGACGATGTTCTGGATCTTCGGGTTGCTGCTGTGTCTGTTCGTCGGGCCGGCCCAGTCGTCGGCGCGGACCTTCCTCGCTCGGATCGTCCCGGTCGGTCGCGAGGGACAACTGTTCGGGCTCTACGCGACCACCGGGCGCGCGGTGTCGTTCCTGTCGCCGATGGCGTTCGGGCTGTTCGCCTGGGGTTTCGCCGCCGACCGGGCGGGGATAGCTGGTCTGTTGCTGGTGCTCGCCGCCGGGCTGGTCGCGATGGGGTTCGTGGCGGCGCCGGCCCGGACCGGTGTGCGTGGCCGGCGATGA